From the Metamycoplasma hominis ATCC 23114 genome, one window contains:
- a CDS encoding ATP-dependent DNA helicase, producing MLQNSNIQGKFNKIMWTSTDSQVVIVSFLVSSNDGLNPVKVNKYNCISVTLKNNLFSEKNITLNSHIYEISVSKNSFSKYPNSYIAIDVIEINEDEEYKLNYVIKFLKSSHFPGIGEEKAKLIVKDLGIDALKKMVEDNSIDYSKYSISELTWNYAVEFIKNNPTLIEDQMFFLTNNLTPSLYEIVAKKFEHFKDFIDAYKDNFYLFYLDNERISLEDMDKLHNIFNKFEHPFKPATHLYKSFLKYLYNSGNTRILKDYLYDQLINFASQDTEWPRDVETFNNSVELLVQNKYLIEIEYEDGTYLSAKDVFDMEKYIVKRLKHIESSSNPKFINFMPSEMFHPLQLQAIETALTSKLTLITGNPGTGKTLITNEIIKQLLSVYDEDDLAIVTPTGRATININNIQEKTNAVTIHSFLEWDVDNDKFMINEKNAKPIECLIIDEFSMVSVDLFYSLLKGIKKNSLKRIILVGDKDQLPAIGAGYLIRDFIESNIFQTIVLSKIFRQAENFDIIQDALDINKGKLPEFKGNNSQFIETKQSDLKSMLLFKLNDLLQQGYSKRDIAILSPIYNYETGIDQINETLNNFFRKLDGNEQIKYRDHVLAIDDKVINLVNDPKTKVFNGEIGYISHFGFENKKNSFEKVLASISVEFENDSKTVSYSRKDFFANTYPAYCTSVHKYQGSECKCVIVVLFSEAKKLLSKKLIYTAITRAKKYCVVIGEKEALITGINNDDDSNRITNIKYLWRNE from the coding sequence ATGTTACAAAATAGCAATATTCAAGGTAAATTTAATAAAATAATGTGAACATCTACTGACAGTCAAGTTGTTATAGTTTCATTTTTAGTATCTTCTAATGATGGTTTGAATCCTGTTAAAGTTAATAAATACAACTGTATTTCAGTAACTTTAAAAAACAATTTATTTTCTGAAAAAAACATTACTTTAAACAGCCACATTTATGAAATATCAGTCTCTAAAAATAGTTTTTCAAAATATCCAAATAGTTATATTGCAATAGACGTTATTGAAATAAACGAAGATGAAGAATATAAACTAAACTATGTTATTAAATTTTTAAAAAGTAGTCATTTTCCTGGTATAGGCGAAGAAAAAGCAAAATTAATTGTAAAAGATTTAGGGATCGATGCTTTAAAAAAAATGGTTGAGGATAATTCAATTGATTATTCAAAATATTCAATATCAGAATTGACATGAAACTATGCTGTTGAATTTATTAAAAATAATCCAACATTAATTGAGGATCAAATGTTCTTTTTAACAAATAATTTAACGCCTTCTTTGTATGAAATAGTTGCTAAGAAATTTGAACATTTTAAAGATTTTATAGATGCTTACAAAGATAACTTTTACTTATTTTATTTAGACAATGAACGTATCTCACTTGAAGATATGGACAAATTACATAATATCTTTAACAAATTTGAACACCCTTTTAAGCCTGCAACCCACTTGTACAAATCATTTTTAAAATATCTATATAATTCTGGAAACACTAGAATTTTAAAAGATTATTTATACGACCAACTAATAAACTTTGCAAGCCAAGACACTGAATGACCTAGGGATGTTGAAACATTCAATAATAGCGTTGAATTATTGGTTCAAAATAAATATTTAATCGAGATTGAATACGAAGATGGTACATACCTTAGTGCTAAAGATGTGTTTGATATGGAAAAATATATTGTCAAAAGATTGAAACATATTGAATCTTCTTCAAACCCAAAATTCATTAATTTTATGCCAAGTGAAATGTTCCACCCTTTGCAACTTCAAGCAATTGAAACAGCACTAACTAGCAAATTGACATTGATCACAGGAAACCCCGGCACTGGAAAAACATTGATAACTAATGAAATAATTAAACAACTGCTTTCAGTTTATGATGAAGATGATTTGGCAATAGTCACACCAACAGGTAGAGCAACTATCAACATAAACAATATTCAAGAAAAAACAAATGCAGTTACTATACACAGTTTTTTAGAATGGGACGTTGATAATGACAAATTCATGATTAATGAAAAAAATGCAAAACCGATTGAATGTTTAATAATTGATGAATTTTCAATGGTAAGTGTTGATTTGTTTTATTCACTACTTAAAGGAATAAAAAAGAATTCGTTGAAAAGAATTATATTAGTTGGCGACAAAGATCAATTGCCTGCCATTGGCGCTGGTTATTTAATTAGGGATTTTATAGAAAGCAATATTTTTCAAACAATTGTTTTAAGTAAAATTTTTAGACAAGCAGAAAATTTTGACATTATTCAAGATGCTCTAGATATTAATAAAGGCAAACTACCCGAATTTAAAGGAAATAATTCTCAGTTTATTGAAACGAAACAGAGTGATCTAAAGTCAATGTTACTCTTTAAATTAAATGACTTATTGCAACAAGGCTATAGCAAGCGTGATATTGCAATTTTAAGTCCAATATATAATTACGAAACGGGAATTGACCAAATAAATGAAACATTAAATAATTTCTTTAGAAAATTAGATGGCAATGAACAAATAAAATATAGAGACCATGTTTTGGCCATTGATGATAAGGTAATAAATTTAGTTAATGATCCAAAAACAAAAGTGTTTAATGGAGAAATCGGTTATATATCTCACTTTGGCTTTGAAAACAAAAAAAATTCTTTTGAAAAGGTTTTAGCAAGTATCTCTGTTGAATTTGAAAATGATTCAAAAACTGTCTCTTATTCTAGAAAAGATTTTTTTGCTAATACATACCCTGCATATTGCACAAGCGTTCATAAATATCAAGGTAGTGAATGTAAATGCGTTATTGTAGTATTATTTTCAGAGGCTAAAAAATTATTATCCAAAAAACTTATTTATACTGCTATTACTAGAGCAAAAAAATATTGTGTTGTTATTGGAGAAAAAGAAGCTTTGATAACAGGTATAAATAATGATGATGATTCAAATAGAATAACCAATATTAAATATTTATGGAGGAACGAATAA
- a CDS encoding HAD-IIB family hydrolase: protein MINFKPKAYFLDMDGTYLDLPRKKQIMISEKNVEVAKDFNNRGIPVILSTGRGNSKFVLDLTNKINAPFAVCQNGGVIVDKNNNVLKRHEINPDTLKSIIEILIAQKMFFIFNSGDTIYGTKTKFRIARAWLKKLNKVTYDEIQSLPATTKILTFGKSKKGIIKLRDELLNAFHDISTHIVSKGYSIEISDINANKGIGDRFVCDLLNIDYKEAVHLGDSGNDVVTQKYLGGFVAMKNSTKNIKQKADYVGYSYKKSGVAKTLQELQK, encoded by the coding sequence ATGATTAATTTTAAACCTAAGGCATATTTTTTGGATATGGATGGCACATATCTAGATTTGCCTCGCAAAAAACAAATTATGATAAGCGAAAAAAATGTTGAGGTTGCTAAGGACTTCAACAATAGAGGAATCCCTGTTATTTTGTCAACAGGTAGAGGAAATTCAAAGTTTGTTTTGGATTTAACTAATAAAATAAATGCACCGTTTGCTGTTTGCCAAAATGGTGGAGTAATTGTAGATAAAAATAATAATGTTTTGAAACGCCATGAAATTAATCCTGATACATTGAAATCAATAATTGAAATTTTAATTGCACAAAAAATGTTTTTTATTTTTAATAGTGGCGATACAATATATGGAACAAAAACAAAATTTAGAATTGCTAGAGCCTGATTAAAGAAGCTAAACAAAGTTACATATGACGAAATTCAATCATTGCCAGCAACAACAAAAATTTTAACTTTTGGGAAGTCAAAAAAAGGAATAATAAAACTTAGAGATGAATTATTAAATGCTTTTCATGATATTTCAACACATATTGTATCAAAAGGATATTCAATTGAAATTAGCGATATTAATGCTAATAAGGGAATTGGCGATCGATTTGTATGTGATTTGTTAAATATTGATTATAAAGAAGCAGTTCACTTAGGCGATTCGGGCAATGATGTTGTTACTCAAAAATATTTAGGTGGCTTTGTAGCGATGAAAAATTCTACAAAGAACATAAAGCAAAAAGCAGATTATGTAGGATATTCATATAAAAAATCTGGAGTAGCAAAAACATTGCAAGAACTTCAAAAATAA
- the pyk gene encoding pyruvate kinase has translation MKFNELRTKIVATIGPSSDNYDTMKSLIEAGVTTIRANFSHGGPETHVNKFEIARQISKELNVPISLMLDTKGPEIRVGKMENDGVTIPANHILKIKTDENSYKNFLGTQDQITVSYRMDNDLKIGDKVLIDDGKLVTTVKDIKKFEIIVETVNEHFLKTNKRINIPGVNFSLPFLSQKDIDDIIWGAKYKVDYIAASFVNSAKNVKEIRDILNANGGENIQIISKIESKMAINNIDEIIEASDGIMVARGDLGLEIPYYDVPYYEKKIIRKCRLVGKEVIVATQMLDSMENNPIPTRAEVTDVYYAVELGADSTMLSGESASGKYPVEAVKVMSKIAKRAEKEYYNELFYGKQIEKVANHPTSRMLIAYEVAKILQSGEYKFAIILSHTGKLLKEVAKYRPNAFIVGVVSDNRLVWSFGITAGVFCEKHSEAVRALIKNNHNAAYKILGEYGAKKGDKYIVVDSLNITTHEY, from the coding sequence ATGAAATTTAATGAACTAAGAACTAAAATTGTTGCAACAATTGGCCCTTCTTCAGATAATTATGACACAATGAAGAGTTTAATTGAAGCTGGAGTTACTACAATTAGAGCCAATTTTTCACATGGCGGTCCTGAAACTCATGTTAATAAATTTGAAATAGCAAGACAAATTTCAAAAGAACTAAACGTTCCAATCTCATTAATGCTTGACACAAAAGGCCCTGAAATTAGAGTTGGAAAAATGGAAAATGATGGAGTTACAATCCCTGCAAATCATATTCTAAAAATTAAAACAGATGAAAATTCATACAAGAATTTTTTAGGCACCCAAGATCAAATTACTGTTTCATATAGAATGGACAACGATCTTAAAATAGGGGATAAAGTTTTAATTGATGATGGAAAATTAGTTACAACTGTAAAGGATATTAAAAAATTTGAAATTATTGTTGAAACAGTTAATGAACATTTCTTAAAAACTAATAAAAGAATTAACATTCCTGGTGTTAACTTCTCACTTCCTTTTTTAAGTCAAAAGGATATTGACGATATTATATGGGGTGCAAAATACAAAGTTGATTATATTGCAGCATCATTTGTAAATTCTGCTAAAAATGTAAAAGAAATTAGAGACATATTAAACGCAAATGGTGGAGAAAATATTCAAATCATTTCAAAAATTGAATCTAAGATGGCAATCAATAACATTGATGAAATAATTGAAGCTTCAGACGGAATTATGGTTGCAAGGGGAGACCTTGGACTTGAAATTCCTTACTATGATGTTCCTTACTACGAAAAGAAAATAATTCGTAAATGTAGATTAGTTGGCAAGGAAGTAATAGTTGCAACTCAAATGCTAGATTCAATGGAAAACAACCCTATTCCAACAAGAGCGGAAGTTACTGACGTTTATTATGCAGTTGAATTAGGTGCAGACTCAACAATGTTATCTGGAGAATCTGCAAGTGGTAAATACCCTGTTGAAGCAGTTAAAGTTATGTCTAAAATTGCAAAAAGAGCAGAAAAAGAATATTACAATGAATTATTCTATGGCAAACAAATAGAAAAAGTAGCAAATCATCCTACTTCAAGAATGCTAATTGCTTATGAAGTTGCCAAAATCCTTCAAAGCGGTGAATACAAATTTGCCATTATATTAAGTCACACCGGAAAACTATTAAAAGAAGTTGCTAAGTATAGACCAAATGCATTTATTGTTGGAGTTGTTAGCGACAATAGATTGGTTTGAAGCTTTGGAATTACTGCTGGTGTATTCTGTGAAAAACATTCAGAAGCAGTAAGAGCATTAATCAAAAACAATCACAATGCTGCTTATAAAATTTTAGGCGAATATGGTGCTAAAAAAGGCGACAAATATATTGTAGTGGATAGTTTAAATATCACAACCCATGAATACTAA
- the proS gene encoding proline--tRNA ligase, with product MKKLDKITPQNEDFARWYTDVIQNGDLMAYGATKGCIIFKPLAYSIWENIQAKMDIEFKKRGVQNVYLPLLIPESLLQKEKNHVEGFNPELATVTEVGGKKLAEKFFIRPTSETLFADLFKNEVSSYNDLPIIYNQWVNVLRWEKTTNPFLRTREFLWQEGHTIHSSSEEAIEFAKTMHKVYKDVIEENLAIPVVEGCKTDHEKFAGADITYTLESMMKDGKALQSGTSHYLGQNFTKAFDITFKNNENKLINPYGTSWGTTTRLIGALIMTHGDDRGIIIPPKIARTQVDILEIFNSKDERVHKLALELKDALLAKNIVANIDSSNKGPGFKAANSEIHGTPLRIEIGPKDIENNSVLFVRRDNLEKITSTIAEAANIASLLLQKIQDNLFESAKQRLQNNIVTVNSYQEFKEAIAAGHWVYAAFDGNGDDEVKIKEETGASTRCIPFKEPIKVSNDTCFWTNRKTKRFVLFARAY from the coding sequence ATGAAAAAATTAGATAAAATAACACCACAAAATGAAGATTTTGCGCGTTGATATACTGACGTTATCCAAAATGGGGATTTAATGGCATATGGTGCAACAAAAGGATGCATTATTTTTAAACCATTGGCATATTCTATTTGAGAAAATATTCAAGCAAAAATGGATATTGAATTTAAAAAGAGAGGCGTTCAAAACGTTTATTTACCTCTTTTAATACCAGAAAGCTTATTGCAAAAAGAAAAAAATCATGTTGAAGGATTTAACCCTGAACTTGCAACTGTTACTGAAGTAGGCGGCAAAAAATTGGCAGAAAAGTTTTTTATAAGACCAACTTCAGAAACGTTGTTTGCTGATTTATTCAAAAATGAAGTTTCATCTTACAATGATTTGCCAATAATTTATAATCAATGAGTTAATGTTTTAAGATGAGAAAAAACAACAAATCCATTTTTAAGAACAAGGGAATTTTTGTGACAAGAAGGTCATACTATTCATTCAAGTAGTGAAGAGGCCATTGAATTTGCGAAGACTATGCACAAGGTTTATAAAGATGTTATTGAAGAAAATTTAGCAATTCCAGTAGTAGAAGGCTGCAAAACGGATCATGAAAAATTTGCTGGCGCAGATATAACATACACCTTAGAATCAATGATGAAGGACGGAAAGGCACTTCAATCAGGTACTAGCCACTATTTAGGACAAAATTTTACTAAGGCATTTGATATAACATTTAAAAACAATGAAAATAAATTAATCAATCCTTATGGTACCAGTTGAGGGACAACAACAAGATTAATTGGCGCGCTAATTATGACTCATGGTGATGATCGAGGAATAATCATTCCACCTAAAATAGCAAGAACTCAAGTTGATATATTAGAAATTTTTAATTCAAAGGATGAACGAGTTCACAAACTTGCCCTTGAATTAAAAGATGCTTTATTAGCAAAAAATATTGTTGCAAACATAGATTCTTCAAACAAAGGTCCAGGTTTTAAAGCAGCAAATTCAGAAATTCATGGTACACCATTGAGAATAGAAATCGGTCCAAAGGATATTGAAAATAATAGTGTATTATTCGTTAGACGTGATAATCTAGAAAAAATTACTTCAACAATTGCTGAAGCAGCAAATATTGCTAGTCTCTTATTGCAAAAAATACAAGACAATTTATTTGAAAGTGCTAAACAACGCTTACAAAATAATATTGTAACTGTCAATAGTTATCAAGAATTTAAGGAAGCAATTGCTGCGGGTCACTGAGTGTATGCTGCATTTGATGGCAATGGTGATGATGAAGTAAAAATTAAAGAAGAAACAGGAGCATCAACAAGGTGTATTCCATTTAAAGAACCAATAAAAGTTTCAAATGATACTTGTTTTTGAACTAATAGAAAAACAAAAAGATTTGTATTATTTGCAAGAGCATATTAA
- a CDS encoding phosphopentomutase → MQEQKFNRIFFIVTDGLGIGYEPRQAEFHDEGANSMLHASEALPLEIPTWTKLGITEIAETSKHVPRNKKPLAYMGKIYEMSNGKDTLTGHWEMMGIYTKVPNPQFIEKGFPADLVAELSKAFDNRKIIGNRNASGTVILAELGLQHIEKGDMIIYTSPDSTLQIIGDEKTLGVEKLTEYAKRARAICSSRPEWNVARVISRPFVYENGKFTRTFNRHDFANKPTGHIILEDLQKAGVEVVAVGKINDIFSHVGIDKVYGPASDDENMDVAIDIASSNTKNQFVFVNLVQFDSHFGHREDPIGYSQNISRLDIKLTKLINAMKSDDLLIITSDHGNDPTKGPDHTREALPLTIFSKKFKSPCVFKEPLKGLGTAGNIVARNFNVPTVQTGEDIFDKLI, encoded by the coding sequence ATGCAAGAACAAAAATTTAATAGAATATTTTTTATAGTTACAGATGGTCTTGGCATTGGATATGAACCACGCCAAGCTGAATTTCATGATGAAGGTGCAAATAGCATGTTGCATGCATCAGAAGCATTGCCACTAGAAATTCCTACATGAACAAAATTAGGAATTACTGAAATAGCAGAAACTTCAAAACATGTGCCAAGAAATAAAAAACCATTGGCATATATGGGAAAAATTTATGAAATGTCAAATGGAAAAGATACATTGACAGGACATTGAGAAATGATGGGAATTTATACAAAAGTTCCAAACCCACAATTCATTGAAAAAGGTTTCCCTGCTGATTTAGTCGCAGAATTATCAAAAGCGTTTGATAATAGAAAAATTATTGGAAATAGAAATGCATCAGGTACAGTTATATTGGCCGAATTAGGTTTGCAACACATTGAAAAAGGAGATATGATAATTTACACTTCTCCTGATTCGACATTGCAAATTATTGGGGATGAAAAAACATTGGGTGTTGAAAAACTAACTGAATATGCAAAGAGAGCAAGAGCAATTTGTTCATCAAGACCTGAATGAAATGTAGCAAGAGTTATTTCACGTCCATTTGTTTATGAAAATGGAAAGTTCACCCGTACATTCAATCGTCATGATTTTGCTAATAAACCAACAGGACATATTATTCTAGAAGATTTACAAAAAGCAGGCGTTGAAGTAGTTGCTGTTGGTAAAATTAATGATATTTTCAGCCATGTTGGTATTGACAAAGTTTATGGACCAGCTTCTGATGATGAAAATATGGATGTTGCAATCGACATTGCTTCATCAAACACCAAAAATCAATTTGTATTTGTAAATCTTGTTCAATTTGACAGCCATTTTGGACATAGAGAAGACCCAATAGGATATTCACAAAATATTTCAAGGCTAGATATTAAATTAACAAAATTGATAAACGCAATGAAATCAGATGACTTGTTAATTATAACTTCTGACCATGGAAATGACCCAACAAAAGGCCCTGATCATACAAGAGAAGCATTGCCATTGACAATATTTTCAAAGAAATTCAAATCACCATGTGTATTTAAAGAACCTTTGAAAGGCTTGGGAACTGCAGGAAATATTGTTGCAAGAAATTTCAATGTTCCAACCGTTCAAACAGGTGAAGATATTTTTGATAAATTAATCTAA
- a CDS encoding thioredoxin family protein, whose amino-acid sequence MYKTIELVEEFKKNEYLEGKSIVAFRAVWCGPCQMIGPELEKLAEENSDVNVFDLDVDKFIDLAREMNVSHIPSLFYYRDGKLVSQSVGYLPVEEILNNLNK is encoded by the coding sequence ATGTATAAAACTATTGAATTAGTTGAAGAATTCAAAAAGAATGAATATTTAGAAGGAAAATCAATTGTTGCATTTAGAGCAGTTTGATGTGGTCCATGCCAAATGATTGGCCCAGAATTAGAAAAATTAGCAGAAGAAAATTCAGATGTTAATGTTTTTGATTTGGACGTAGATAAATTCATTGATTTAGCAAGAGAAATGAATGTATCTCATATTCCATCGTTATTTTATTATAGAGACGGTAAGTTAGTTTCTCAAAGTGTAGGATACTTGCCAGTTGAAGAAATTTTAAACAATTTAAATAAGTAG
- the pth gene encoding aminoacyl-tRNA hydrolase — protein MKLIVGLGNPGVEYEKTRHNTGFMVIDKLAEKLHTPLTEKKFNGIYYIDKEVILAKPLTFMNNSGDFVRAIKDYYNIVDDDIIIVYDDLDLPVGKAVIRQKGSSGGHNGMKDIIAKLKTDEIKRLKIGIGRGQNVINYVLGKFSYQDFCTIEKIIDIASDALISFISNDIRFVMNKFSGELYRENK, from the coding sequence ATGAAATTAATTGTTGGACTTGGAAATCCTGGTGTTGAATATGAAAAAACACGCCACAACACAGGCTTTATGGTAATTGACAAACTAGCAGAAAAATTGCATACTCCCTTAACTGAAAAAAAGTTTAATGGAATTTATTACATTGACAAAGAAGTTATTTTAGCCAAACCGTTAACCTTTATGAATAATAGCGGTGATTTTGTTAGAGCAATAAAGGATTATTACAATATTGTAGATGATGACATTATCATTGTATATGATGATTTAGATTTGCCAGTTGGAAAAGCTGTTATTAGACAAAAAGGTTCGTCTGGTGGACATAATGGAATGAAAGATATAATTGCTAAATTAAAAACTGATGAAATAAAAAGATTAAAAATAGGAATTGGACGTGGTCAGAATGTAATTAATTATGTTCTAGGCAAATTTAGCTATCAAGATTTTTGCACAATTGAAAAAATAATTGACATTGCTTCCGATGCATTAATTTCTTTTATTAGTAATGATATTAGATTTGTTATGAATAAATTTAGTGGTGAACTATATCGTGAAAACAAATAA
- the serS gene encoding serine--tRNA ligase, whose amino-acid sequence MLDLKYIISNKNEVIKKLSTRNFNIAIIEEIFEDAQKRNELIHNLETLQAKRNKLSEQIGINKRNKQDCSELLQQVAEVKEQIEKIDEEADTLVKKVNTLLYQIPNLPYDEVPVGRDEDDNVVLKEHPNLGRGLVKGVLPHYEIATKLDIVDFVRSVKLASTRFVLYKNDGAKLVRSLASFMLDTHIANGYKELMPAHLVNSNMLYGTGQLPKFAEDLFKMQGNDLWLIPTAEVPVTNYYYDEILDLSKPKKFVAYTKCFRSEAGSSGKDTKGLIRQHEFHKVELVKITSEKDAMKEWELMVNDAKSILELLEIPYREMMLSTGDIGFSSAKTIDLELWIPSEQRYRETSSISICRDFQGRRAKIRYRDENGHTKYAYTMNGSGLAIDRVVAAILENYQNPDGSITIPKVLVPYMGKEVIK is encoded by the coding sequence ATGTTAGATTTAAAATATATTATTAGTAACAAAAATGAAGTTATTAAAAAACTATCAACACGTAATTTCAATATTGCTATTATCGAAGAAATTTTTGAAGACGCTCAAAAAAGAAATGAATTAATTCATAATTTAGAAACTTTGCAAGCTAAAAGAAATAAATTAAGTGAACAAATTGGAATTAATAAGAGAAACAAGCAAGATTGCTCGGAATTATTACAACAAGTTGCTGAAGTTAAAGAACAAATCGAAAAAATTGATGAAGAAGCCGACACATTGGTAAAGAAAGTCAATACATTACTATACCAAATTCCTAACTTGCCATATGATGAAGTTCCTGTGGGAAGAGATGAAGATGACAACGTAGTTTTAAAAGAACATCCAAATTTAGGAAGAGGGTTAGTAAAAGGCGTATTGCCTCATTATGAAATAGCAACAAAATTAGATATTGTTGATTTTGTTAGATCAGTGAAGTTAGCAAGCACAAGATTTGTTTTATACAAAAATGATGGTGCTAAATTAGTAAGATCCTTAGCCTCTTTTATGCTTGATACGCACATTGCAAATGGATATAAAGAATTAATGCCTGCCCATTTAGTTAATTCAAATATGCTTTATGGAACGGGACAATTGCCTAAATTTGCAGAAGATTTATTTAAAATGCAAGGCAATGACCTTTGATTAATACCAACTGCAGAAGTTCCAGTTACAAACTATTATTATGACGAAATTTTAGATTTGTCTAAACCAAAGAAATTTGTTGCATATACAAAATGTTTCCGTTCAGAAGCAGGAAGTAGTGGAAAAGATACAAAAGGTTTAATTAGACAACACGAATTCCATAAAGTCGAACTTGTAAAAATAACCAGTGAAAAAGATGCAATGAAAGAATGAGAATTGATGGTAAATGATGCCAAAAGTATTCTTGAATTGCTTGAAATCCCATACCGTGAAATGATGCTTTCAACTGGCGATATTGGATTTAGTTCAGCAAAAACTATTGACCTAGAACTATGAATTCCATCAGAACAAAGATATAGAGAAACAAGCTCAATTTCTATATGCAGAGATTTCCAAGGTCGTAGGGCAAAAATTAGATATCGTGATGAAAATGGTCACACAAAATATGCGTACACAATGAATGGTTCAGGCTTAGCTATTGATAGAGTTGTTGCTGCTATTTTAGAAAATTATCAAAACCCAGATGGTTCAATCACAATTCCAAAAGTTTTAGTTCCATACATGGGTAAAGAAGTTATTAAATAA
- the tilS gene encoding tRNA lysidine(34) synthetase TilS, whose amino-acid sequence MKTNNLVELQRDLLNEFNKYNINTNKKFLIGVSGGPDSMWLLNLLKSLNIVVAHVNYNKRYDSNYDESLVSRFCADNNIPLEILSLHNKYSSGNFQAIARKERYDFYFEISKKYQCDYILLAHQKDDFLESSIMQENSNRKPLFWGIKQLSILNNNVIFRPMLNLWTKQEIIDFCNEYSILFATDYTNAETHYTRNKIRSNLKKLDPEQKQNKYQFFVNKNIENEHIEKQVLESFENWKNNQFNVDKLDKNFVYIDQLLFYTLNHFYNNLKLSLNKIHGIKDFLFSQNRTKNFKLNDEQYIHKIKNLLIFK is encoded by the coding sequence GTGAAAACAAATAATTTAGTTGAATTACAACGTGACTTATTAAATGAATTTAATAAATACAATATTAATACCAATAAAAAATTTTTAATCGGAGTAAGTGGTGGCCCTGATTCAATGTGGCTACTTAATTTGCTTAAATCATTGAATATTGTTGTTGCACATGTAAACTACAACAAAAGATATGATAGCAATTATGATGAATCATTGGTTTCACGATTCTGTGCTGATAACAATATCCCTTTAGAAATACTCTCATTACATAACAAATATTCTAGTGGTAACTTCCAAGCTATTGCCAGAAAAGAAAGATATGATTTTTACTTTGAAATTTCTAAAAAATATCAATGTGACTATATCCTCCTTGCTCACCAAAAAGATGATTTTTTAGAATCATCTATTATGCAAGAAAATTCAAACAGAAAACCTTTATTTTGGGGTATTAAGCAACTTAGCATACTAAATAATAACGTCATTTTTAGACCGATGTTAAATTTATGAACTAAACAAGAAATTATAGACTTTTGCAATGAATATTCAATATTATTTGCAACTGATTATACCAATGCCGAAACTCATTACACTAGAAATAAAATTAGATCGAACTTAAAGAAATTAGATCCAGAGCAAAAACAAAATAAATATCAATTTTTTGTCAATAAAAATATTGAAAATGAACATATTGAAAAACAAGTTTTAGAAAGTTTTGAAAATTGAAAAAATAATCAATTCAATGTTGATAAATTAGATAAGAATTTTGTTTATATTGACCAGTTATTGTTTTATACATTAAATCATTTTTATAACAATTTAAAACTTTCATTAAATAAGATACATGGAATTAAAGATTTTTTATTTTCACAAAATAGAACAAAAAATTTTAAATTAAACGATGAACAATATATTCATAAAATTAAAAATTTACTAATATTTAAGTAA